CACACAAGTTAATCGACAacctcgatgttctgcccattgatGCAGAGTATGATATCTCGTCAATCTGGGAActtggttttgttcgtgtttatctttATAACTTGCTGTACATTTCTTGTCGGGAAGAAATTAAGCGAGATAATAACCTGTCTGTAAAACTCAACGTCATTAAAGAAGAATTGAATTGGAAAGTCAAGAGTTTATTGAAGAAAGGCAAGTGAGCCGATCAAGTTAAATCATTTGTACGAAACCTTACCCTTGGGCGATCAATAACTCTCCCATCTATTAAGTCgacatatttttttctatagAAAACAGTCTTAAGAATCATCCTTCAATGTTTCAAGCTGAAACTCGcgttggtttttttttgaatttttgtttgtaaagGCAAGTTGGGAAATTTCATGCAAGTCAATAACTAACAAGCACATTCATTCATATGAATTGTATTTATGACATCAGGTTTTCCGGATACTTTTTGAGATTGCTTGACCATTTATTATTCGATTTGCTtgcttctttttttgttttattcttttGTCTTTAAAAAACTGCATTTAAACTTAACCAGTAAGTGTGCTGGTTAAATTCAGGAAAAATTGCGGGAATGGCGATTAGTTTTATTCAGCCACTGAAGCACAACGTTCAACACCACATTGGCAATACTCAGCGTCCAATATTTTCGAATGTATGACCTTTAACACCTGAAAAATTTGCTGTCGCGAAGACAAAATTTGTGATTTTACGGCACTATTTCGTTTTTACACTTCGCCTTTCACCAGAATATACAGTGACTATCTTGCGAAGACAAGCATAGCTTAAATGCTCAGACTTACGGAAGGTTACGTTACCACTTcccatccacgattttgcgcataAATTAACAAATTGCCAAATACTTTTCACCTTAGATCTAGCTAAGACGTATGATCAAATCGAACTCTTCGGACTGTTCAAAGCACCCCAAACTTTTCAGGAATGTCTATAGTGTGAGAcctatatttcttttttaattgtttGGATGTTGCTCTGGTCGTTTCTTGCTCAGAGTCTATAGTTTTAcaatatttagaaaatatttttcaatgtctcttCAATTTAGatcttctttcgatttttttttcagatagtttATCCAGAATTTCTCAAGATAGATATCCTTAGAATGTTAATTTTTCAGCAATTGCAGATGCCCATGGGGAAGTAACACCTTTGACGGACATTCCCGCACAATCTATGCGGAAGTTTTATGTCGACAATAAATATGTTTCGAAGTTTCAGCTGAAACAATCACTGCGGAAAGACACGTTTGCTCGACTCATTTTGGAGGAGCTAAGCAAATTCCTAGTTTTAAACGGCATAGAACAACAGCATATGGCAAACAGTACAGAATGCTGAAGGTTGCTTTTATGGCCCATAATCCGTCTTGCGCCAGAGTCCTACAATTAGTATTGCTAGGGGCCCGAACAGTGCTTCGCGAAGAGTTGGCTACTAACACCGCTAAATTGGTGTATGAGGGAACTTGATGCTGCCCAGTGGTTTTATAATTAGAATCAAGATGTCGATATATTCTTCGGGGATAGTGCGTTCACTTGAGGCCGCATTGTCTAAACTGCAGTGTCCTGACGTCGATAGTGTTGTCAATTCCAGAGAGCTGGAGACGCGTTGGTAGTTTTGTTAAGAACTGACGCGTCAAGGTAATTTGTGAAGTATGCGAAATGCGCCATTGTTGACTTGCTTAGATGCGTTTCCCCTCCACCGTTCTGTGTCATGTGCTCCCCTCGTCAGCCATCTTCAGATTGCATGACATGACCTATCCTATGCCACTTCTTCCTTCTCATCAACACGACCGCCAGTAATTAGCCTGTTTTCGGATAGCAGTGACATTTTCAGGTTTTCGACAAAACAACGAAGGCAGATTGCTGTTAATTCACCGAGTGACATCAAATTCGGTGCCCCCGTCGGCAGGAACGACGTCGCTGAGataacaaattgatcaacgccttcgatgttttacccattaatgcagataggatgaATGCGaagacccatcagactgagaaccttagttttattggtatttattCTCTGTTTGATTCTACTTcctttttctcaaaatcgagAGCCACTTGGCCAATGGTCATGGGGAGATAGCAAGTAGATGTCATGAGCGTAGTTGaagtttttgaggaaagatgtcataatccATTGAAGCGCTCCACGTCCTCCCGACAAGACCGCATACatgttctttcgtgatgtggcATACGATTCTGAATTCATTGCTATCTGCAGCAGCtactgcttccctgaccagcgtaatAATAAGTTTCATTTTGTCACGGTGTAAACCTCTCTAGACTCCACGGGGTTTCGTACGGTATTGAAGCTCGAGTTCGTGCGTAACCCTGGGTTATTGCAATGTTCCTCATTTTGGACTGGAATGTGAAATTTGGTGTCCTGATCGAAAGTATCTAACTTCGCTTAAGCCCAGAATGTATGGCTTATAACGCTGGAGCAcacgctcaagttggagaaaacgagtCTAACACACTGAAGATCCTCCATACCGTTGTCGACGAGCATACCCACATTCCAAGAACGAGCTCGTGTCTTGATACGATAGCTGTTATTAGTTAGCCTTAGATTTAGAGACAGGGAGATTTACATTTACAAGAggaggaaaaaaattgtacaaacCCAAAATATCGGAAGGAACAAGGGCAAGTAATTAACGAGTCCATTGATTTTCGAACTTACGGTAGGAAAAGCTTCCATGATTTTCTAGGGGGCGAACACATATTCAAAACTTACTTGAGCACTCTGGTggattgagctgtccgaatacATTTAATTCGTACAATGATGCAAGTGTGATGAATAACAAGTACCATAGCATTAGTATAATTCCCAATCGTCTATCTAATTTCCATCCATTCAAATGGGTGGATAATAAAAGAAAGATAACAGTTGATAGAAGTGATAGTGTAGAGTAAGCAAGGCCTGAAAGAGGTACAAAAGTAGACGCTGTATGCTCTGAGTTTACATTAGCTCATTTACGAATTACCTTTAGAAATAACATTAACATGAGATCCAGGTGCAATAATAGCCGTCTGAATAAACCATGGCAAGCCAAGACACACTAGAATATCGAAGACATTTGAGCCGACTGCATTCGATACAGCCATATCACCATAGCCTTCTTTAATTACTGCAATTGAACTCAGAGCGTCTGGTACTGAAACACCGGCTGCAACAAATGTTAAGCCCATCACCGTGTCTGGAATTCCGAGCGTTGACCCAATGATTGTTATCATCCACACCTGCGATAGAGAATAGTGAGAGTGAGTTAGCCGACAAATCCATAAGTTaatttttacaaagaaaagTTATTTCGAAAGATCTCTCTGCGGTTTATGCCAAATTTATTTAGTCGTTCTGAATACAAGAGCAAAATGCTTACCATAAAATATGAATAGAATGATATCCAAATCATCGAAACCAGGAAGGTGAATGGATACCAATTCCGATATTTCTCAGTGCGGCAATCCGGCATAGTTAACCGGCACATGTAGTGAATAGGATAAACTACGGCCCAAGAAATTTgtgctggcaaacctccatcCACAGGTTTCTCAAGAGGATTTGTGGGCTCCTGCGCTTTTGGATCTTTGGACTTGTAGTATCCCGGTTGGGCTGACTGTGGAGCCACTTGTGGCTTTTGAGAAGTGTTGTCGGGTTGATCAGCAGCTGGGCTGATAGCTTTTTCTTCTTGCGCTGCATTGTATCCGTAATTTTGTTGTCCTTGGCTCTGATTCCATCCAGTATTCTGCGCACTATAATCATTTCCCCATGAATCGGCAGCCGGTGCCGTTTGTACAGGATTGGCTGGCGCATCGTCCCAGGCAGCATTTGGATCCCAACTTGCGTTTGGATCGATATATGCTTGATATTCATTAGTTTGATCATATTGTTGTccggtttgttgttgttgcccTTGTGGATCTTGTGAGAGGCTTGTAACGGCCTGACTGTCTTGTCCTTGGGTGTAAGTGCTGTCTGGAATATTTTTATAAGTAACGAGAGCAGATTGTTCTTCTTTAGAAGGAAGTTTGATTGGAAGATTGAGAGAAAGTGCCCATTTTTCTAGAGGTGCGTTAAAGTGTAATGTTATGCAGTATATTACGTAGAAGACAAGCATGACTACAGATTCTGGCTGCAAATTCAAAACGATTGCATGATTAGTTTTAGTAATTAAGATTAATGAGGATTGCACTCACCCATGAGATAACATCATTGCAAATGATAATTAGCATGACTAAAATCGATAAcgcgtagaagaaacagtcccgtACCAAAGGCCACCAATTTAATTGGCAAACGGTTCCTGAACACAAAGCGCACACTGATATAACAAACATTATGTTAAAAACCGCTGATCCGATGACCCCACTAATGCCAATATCATCTTTCGCAAAGAAGACACCAATTATCACGGTCGCTAGCTCGGGAGCTGAACTACCAGCAGCCATGAAGGTCGCTCCGGCAACGTCGGGAGATAATTTGAGTTCTGTAAAAAGGGAATAAATTATTAAGATTCTATTCAGTTAAAAAACCATACTAAAGTAGTATACAAGTAAATTATGTTGAAATAGGTAAGCTATTACGGAAAAGAGAACAAGTAATGTTCGAGCACCAGCTCAAAGAGGTAAGATATGAATGGCCGCCCGAAAAATAGCAGCAAAGAAGAAAGTTCGGTAAATCGAAAAACGACGTCCTAAAGAATACTATAAGACAGCAGTTAATGATAGGAAGAATACACTAAATAcagaagaaattaaattaaatttgtatttttgagATAGCGGCAAACCgtttacaataaaaaaatattctctgGCAATTGTGGGCCGACTTCAAAGATGGCAAAGAACCGTGGTTTGTAGGGATCTCTGAGAGAACTGGTTGGCAGAGACTGTAAAAAAGATTGGGTGCGGATATGGAGAGGAGACCGATGGTGGCTGCTGGAATTGAGCTATTAAGAGCATTGCTAGTATCGTACTCGTAGATAACTAATATCCTTACTTAACTTCCTTGTTAAGTATGTTGTATTGTGCAATGCAAATAGACTTTTATAATCAGGTTACTGGGAAGCGAGCCTCTGGTTATAGCAATATCTTGGAACTGCTACCAAGAGGATTTTGACCATCTTTAATAGACTACGTTACACGTGAGCTAGGCTTCAGGAGAAATGTTTCTAAGACCAGCAATATACTGCAAGATTATGACATCGTATTTTCCATCAACGGATTATAAATAAGCTTTGGAACGCGATACACAAAATATATGTGAATCGTCTTCCAAAGTTTGCCAGCGTTTCCTAGGTAGAGATACCGGAGATGCAGGAAGCCTGCCCATAAGAATAAAGGGTGATCGCACTACCAAGTGAAATatagctattttgactgcttgTCGAGCCACCATTAAACCTCTAGAGTCAGCGGGTCAGCGCGGCGATGCCTCTCATCTCTCGGTTCCCTGACACAGGAATATAGAAGCGAAGACGAGCCGAAAGCATAGTAGCCACTTGTGTACCTCGATGTTGATAAGTTGGGAATTATTCAAATAAGTGGCTAAATGATTTATCGTAAACGAATGCTACTTGAAACTCGTGGTTCCCAGAAATCCTGTTGCTATTGGCTCCAACCTGTAGTATATAACGACAGCCGCCCACGATTGCCTGGTTGTTGATAACATCCGGCTTGATAGATTGCGGTAGCCtgatcacttaatctgtatgacgGAAGAcgtagcagaccctgcctgagatggagcaatagcgtaggccagaacgccagactgcttttaggaATACTGAATTCACGGAATTCGGCGCGAAACctagatgtctggagttccttgctaaggcaatgatagaccggataccggttgttaagCCGCTGATGAAGATTGGctgcaacaaattttttattgtcCCTAATTTGTGCTCTAATATCACATTTGGATCCAATATTCTTGTTGGCCTAGTTGTTTGTGGAAATAAATCTGTCGATGTTGCAACGGCGTGGTTTTCCATGTTGTTTTCCAGTTTTTCGGTAATATGCGGCATACCCTCTGTCAGTGCTGACTATGTAAACGCTACAAGAACGCCATATGTACTTCCCTAATTCCATCTTAGAAAATTTCATCTACAGCATCATTGCATCACGTAACACGGTACTAAATGGCACGCAAGGAGTCATATCGGTAGGCCAATCTGTACAATCTGTGCACTACATGGCGGTTCATTAGAGTACACGCCGGTACATTAGAGTAATGTGAGTTTCCCTAATTACCAACAAAGGTGATGTAGTTATCCCTGATGAGGTGAAAGTGTACTACGTCTACAGCTTGTAGTAAATTTCGTttaatttagtggaaatcgcctattcaacgaCCTCCCGTCTAGCACGTTCGTAGGTTTCTGCGAATCTTAAAGCATTCTGTAGAGGCTAAAGGTGCGCATATTCTTCGTttaagaaaaccttaccgaggtaTCTTCCTCTGAGATCGCCCCTTCCGTGAAGATGATTAGGTCTGTAATACTAAAATGCTCGTAGTTATTTATCGACCGTCATtcttttttggtgattacgacggaattagtcttttcaaagatgaatttGGAAAACGGCAGGCATCAAAGTCACCTGTGTTTGCCAAGGATTTTCCTGATGAACACATGACCGCACGCAACACGCAACAATGGTATCCAACCTATATGCTGCTCTGTTTCACCCCCAAATGAATGGGGGACACATTTGGGATAACTTCGATTACTGTGGTCGGCCTAGTatccattgctccaataatacttaggcaacctaGCCTTTGAATATACCGTCAGCAGCTTCCAGATGTTACGAGATTCAATCTTGGCCACCACGCAATGCATGGATACATTAAAATGAACTTTATCCAATGAATCTGCaatggtgaaagtccccaggtcttaccaatTGCAGTTTTACAGCATCAGGACGATCTGTAGAATCTCTGATtttattcctggatatggtgtttTTCTGTTAGCTCCTAAATTCTTGACTTTTTGTACCAGTTGATTCCCGCCATTGATGGGTGGGTAGCTTATAGCTCCCCACCTAATGTtcgtagtgaacataactagtccagtacTAAACTTGGCGATAATTATGATTGCTAAATtgcccgcaaatgcttgtgcaaaGACCATAACAGAGAAGAGAAAACCCTTctctaagacatcctgcctcaaagCACTTTTATCGGACTAGTGTGTGGATTTTTTCTACATTCaaacatgtgaaggatccattcCATACTGTCTTGCCGCTTTACAAATCGTCGCAAAtcaggcataattgaaggcaccttcgatgtccatgaacgcATATTGTTTTTTGGACATCACCTTCTCAACTTTTGCCGTGAGCTCCTGAAGTGTGCACTCCCTAGATGGTCACCtaggaatgtatgtatcccttatgaaccggtaTGCTAGGCTTCCCAATGCTTTTAGTAGTAGTAGACTTTTTTTGTGTTCATACAGGTAAGTTTCCcttgtttgggaataaatattcccTCCACATCGCGACTATTAAATGGAATATAAATATGTACCAGCCATGTACGCTGTGTACTCCGAGTATTTAGACCCTAAGAATCCATTgtctctattactagagcaggagtAATGCTATCCGGTCCGGCAGACTTGTatttatggaacgagttaaataccCATTTTACTCACTCCAGTGATATAActttgagattttggatgctgcatgAGAAATGCACTTCAATCAAATGGTTTGAcatttcttcattgctttctgtATACCTTAAGCTCTGTAATCGTCGATAACCCAGCTGTtgactacgttctttgacaaggatccactTCAACTCCCTCTTTGCAACGTCTCCAAGATATTATAATTTTAGCCCGCCTTAGAGCTTACTGTGAATCTTTATACCGACTCCAATCAGACGTTGAATTAGACTTTAGAGCTCCGTGAGAGTATCCTTGTTATGATGTCGACGGCCTATCCCCTAACCACGTTAAAGAAACTGAGTTCATTACCTAAATTGAGGGGCTACAATtcagttcctaccagatactctaaCAGTCACGATCCTTTCGCGTTCATGTTGGAATTACCATAGCATGCTGCTATTAcctccatgcctttacttttggaatACTCGATAGCTTCCCAGTGGAATTTGATAAATACCATCTGCATCTCAAGGAAATTAAGCAGAACGTCAAAAAATcaccttatctccctgttgactttttatggttagtgtGGCCGCTGTGGTGCCGCCATCTCATAGGTGGTTAATCGACATAGTCTGGAgatcttttgaaaccaccatgcgagagctgggTCTGGCACTTACATTAGCACACAACAGCTCAACATGTCGGAAGTTTGAGCCTCGGATTTCGTCACCAATAACCTATGTTCTTGTATGAAGTGCAGCGAGTGTACTATCAATAAATTACTTGATTGAAGAAAATTTCTGATAAGAAGCTATTGTCGGAGATATAACATCCCTTCATGGTAATTCCAGACCATACTTATTTGTATCAAAAACAGAAAACTGGTCTAAGAAAGGttgatgcatgcaaaagggactAGTGAGAAATAATTGGGTCGATTTTCCATTTCTGGATTACACAGGTTCTGcagtaattaaattttatttaagacCAGGCATTCTTCTAAAATTGTCCTGTTTTGATCGAGACATATAAGCATGACTTTTTCTCAAACGGATATTTATTCAGGTTTCAAGATTCGACGAACTCCTTCCTGGCAGCCGTGTAACGTAAAGGATAATCTTCCAGCTTGTTAGAAAAATCATTGATTATTCTAGCATATTGTAGGATAATGCTTACAA
The window above is part of the Hermetia illucens chromosome 3, iHerIll2.2.curated.20191125, whole genome shotgun sequence genome. Proteins encoded here:
- the LOC119650717 gene encoding probable sodium/potassium/calcium exchanger CG1090 isoform X2 gives rise to the protein MAIRRRSRRARLWNMGFLFLIYYCITVYSAKVTTPATETEADVLGAKEETSTSPTILQNEGKTTEPATTGSTETSTKPTEEREVPYVHPTWRPKRQNCTPPAIEQFPRPLMGPYARRHGGLVIHVTVAIFTFLGLAIVCDDYFVSSLDRICEELKLSPDVAGATFMAAGSSAPELATVIIGVFFAKDDIGISGVIGSAVFNIMFVISVCALCSGTVCQLNWWPLVRDCFFYALSILVMLIIICNDVISWPESVVMLVFYVIYCITLHFNAPLEKWALSLNLPIKLPSKEEQSALVTYKNIPDSTYTQGQDSQAVTSLSQDPQGQQQQTGQQYDQTNEYQAYIDPNASWDPNAAWDDAPANPVQTAPAADSWGNDYSAQNTGWNQSQGQQNYGYNAAQEEKAISPAADQPDNTSQKPQVAPQSAQPGYYKSKDPKAQEPTNPLEKPVDGGLPAQISWAVVYPIHYMCRLTMPDCRTEKYRNWYPFTFLVSMIWISFYSYFMVWMITIIGSTLGIPDTVMGLTFVAAGVSVPDALSSIAVIKEGYGDMAVSNAVGSNVFDILVCLGLPWFIQTAIIAPGSHVNVISKGLAYSTLSLLSTVIFLLLSTHLNGWKLDRRLGIILMLWYLLFITLASLYELNVFGQLNPPECSSKF
- the LOC119650717 gene encoding probable sodium/potassium/calcium exchanger CG1090 isoform X3 translates to MAIRRRSRRARLWNMGFLFLIYYCITVYSAKVTTPATETEADVLGAKEETSTSPTILQNEGKTTEPATTGSTETSTKPTEEREVPYVHPTWRPKRQNCTPPAIEQFPRPLMGPYARRHGGLVIHVTVAIFTFLGLAIVCDDYFVSSLDRICEELKLSPDVAGATFMAAGSSAPELATVIIGVFFAKDDIGISGVIGSAVFNIMFVISVCALCSGTVCQLNWWPLVRDCFFYALSILVMLIIICNDVISWPESVVMLVFYVIYCITLHFNAPLEKWALSLNLPIKLPSKEEQSALVTYKNIPDSTYTQGQDSQAVTSLSQDPQGQQQQTGQQYDQTNEYQAYIDPNASWDPNAAWDDAPANPVQTAPAADSWGNDYSAQNTGWNQSQGQQNYGYNAAQEEKAISPAADQPDNTSQKPQVAPQSAQPGYYKSKDPKAQEPTNPLEKPVDGGLPAQISWAVVYPIHYMCRLTMPDCRTEKYRNWYPFTFLVSMIWISFYSYFMVWMITIIGSTLGIPDTVMGLTFVAAGVSVPDALSSIAVIKEGYGDMAVSNAVGSNVFDILVCLGLPWFIQTAIIAPGSHVNVISKGLAYSTLSLLSTVIFLLLSTHLNGWKLDRRLGIILMLWYLLFITLASLYELNVFGQLNPPECSSSY